In one window of Microbacterium dextranolyticum DNA:
- a CDS encoding FecCD family ABC transporter permease codes for MTAATPHVRSGRLRTALVVGGGAVALLVSVAVAMTLGPTDVSLVNVRDIVLNHLGLADIPVRAAANAIVWEDRLPRALVAAACGAGLGLCGVVMQALLRNPLADPFILGVSSGASTGAVLVAVLGLGAGTLGLSAGAFVGALVAFALVLLLARAASAGTSGVILAGVAGTHFFSAVTSLVVFAFADSDATRGVMFWLLGSLEGMRWNHVVLAAVVVALGSVLIGASAQTLDAFAFGDDVAASLGIHVGRVRLLLFVLTALMTATLVSVAGAIGFVGLVLPHAARLLVGPRHARVIPATIVLGALFMVWVDAASRTAFAPSPLPVGVGTALVGVPVFVALLVRRKAARS; via the coding sequence ATGACCGCAGCGACCCCGCACGTCCGTTCCGGACGTCTGCGCACGGCGCTCGTGGTGGGGGGCGGCGCCGTCGCCCTCCTCGTGTCGGTCGCCGTCGCCATGACGCTCGGGCCGACGGATGTCTCGCTCGTGAACGTGCGCGACATCGTGCTGAACCACCTGGGACTCGCCGACATCCCCGTCCGCGCGGCGGCCAACGCGATCGTCTGGGAAGACCGCCTTCCCCGGGCACTCGTCGCCGCCGCCTGCGGCGCCGGCCTCGGGCTGTGCGGCGTCGTCATGCAGGCGCTTCTGCGCAACCCCCTCGCCGACCCGTTCATCCTGGGCGTCTCGTCGGGCGCCTCCACCGGAGCGGTGCTCGTCGCGGTGCTCGGCCTCGGAGCCGGGACGCTCGGGCTGTCGGCGGGCGCGTTCGTGGGCGCGCTGGTCGCCTTCGCTCTCGTGCTGCTGCTCGCCCGGGCGGCGTCCGCGGGCACCTCGGGAGTGATCCTGGCCGGCGTCGCGGGGACGCACTTCTTCTCGGCGGTGACCTCGCTCGTCGTGTTCGCCTTCGCCGACTCGGATGCCACACGCGGTGTCATGTTCTGGCTGCTCGGTTCGCTGGAGGGGATGCGATGGAACCACGTCGTGCTCGCCGCCGTGGTGGTCGCGCTCGGGTCGGTCCTCATCGGGGCATCCGCGCAGACGCTGGATGCCTTCGCCTTCGGCGACGATGTGGCGGCATCCCTCGGCATCCACGTCGGACGAGTACGTCTGTTGCTGTTCGTGCTCACCGCGCTCATGACCGCCACCCTGGTCAGCGTGGCCGGCGCCATCGGATTCGTGGGTCTGGTCCTGCCGCATGCCGCGCGTCTTCTGGTCGGGCCGCGTCACGCGCGGGTGATCCCCGCGACGATCGTGCTCGGAGCACTGTTCATGGTGTGGGTGGATGCCGCATCGCGCACAGCGTTCGCGCCGTCGCCCCTGCCCGTGGGCGTCGGCACCGCGTTGGTGGGCGTGCCCGTGTTCGTGGCCCTGCTGGTCCGCCGGAAGGCGGCGCGCTCATGA
- a CDS encoding ABC transporter ATP-binding protein, with product MTLSAENVSWRRGGALVVDGVSLHPRAGSTVGLLGPNGSGKSSLLRLLQGVARPDAGVVRLDADDLRGLRRRDIARAVATVSQYAETEVDLTVRDVVRLGRTPHRSVWGGDPAGDERAVDDALAQVQLTAKASDGWHTLSGGERQRAQIARALAQEPRELLLDEPTNHLDIRHQLDLLALVATLPVTTVVALHDLNLAATFCDDVVVLRRGRVVAAGPPAQVLTPELIADVYEVDARTTIDPETGRLAITYLWESRTRG from the coding sequence ATGACACTGTCCGCGGAGAACGTGTCATGGCGACGGGGCGGGGCTCTCGTCGTCGATGGTGTCAGCCTGCACCCGCGAGCGGGCTCGACTGTCGGACTGCTCGGCCCCAACGGATCGGGGAAGTCCTCGTTGCTGCGGCTGTTGCAGGGGGTCGCTCGCCCCGATGCGGGAGTCGTGCGCCTCGACGCGGACGATCTGCGCGGGCTGCGCCGGCGCGACATCGCCCGCGCGGTCGCGACGGTGTCACAGTATGCCGAGACCGAAGTCGACCTCACCGTGCGCGACGTGGTGCGTCTCGGCCGCACGCCGCACCGATCGGTGTGGGGCGGTGACCCCGCCGGCGACGAGCGGGCGGTGGACGATGCCCTCGCACAGGTGCAGCTGACGGCGAAGGCATCCGATGGCTGGCACACGCTGTCGGGCGGCGAGCGTCAGCGCGCGCAGATCGCGCGCGCCCTCGCCCAAGAGCCCCGCGAACTGCTGCTCGACGAACCGACCAACCACCTCGACATCCGTCATCAGCTCGACCTCTTGGCGCTCGTCGCCACCCTGCCCGTCACGACCGTCGTGGCGTTGCATGACCTGAACCTGGCGGCGACCTTCTGCGACGATGTCGTGGTCCTGCGCCGGGGCCGGGTCGTCGCCGCCGGTCCCCCGGCTCAGGTGTTGACCCCGGAGCTGATCGCCGACGTCTACGAGGTCGATGCACGGACGACGATCGACCCGGAGACGGGTCGGCTCGCCATCACCTACCTCTGGGAATCCCGCACGCGCGGGTGA